A region of Thermorudis peleae DNA encodes the following proteins:
- a CDS encoding DMT family transporter codes for MKAERIRYDREKGKMTVDNQRGDAEAPALTLPAAHQRRALSLSGVGLTLLAVLSVSTSALFVRLAGQVSAYEIAFWRLVIASTVLTPPMLLRGEWRAVQTEGLRRFAVYGLTLAVHFIGYNLGLRYAPVAHVMPLVYTSTIFLALLSAVILHEPLRRLQIVGVVVVIVGIGVLAGFEPHLTPRLLLGDAWAIVSAIAFAFYSLLGRQTRERVPLLGYAVGVYALAALWTAPFALAAALRAPLPLGALGRYTPQVMLALLGLGLLPNAIGHTLYNASVRRVHPAVANVLFTQEVTGAIVLAWLFLGEVPSPNALVGAFIMLAGIIMVLLG; via the coding sequence ATGAAGGCGGAGCGTATCCGTTATGACCGAGAGAAAGGCAAGATGACCGTGGACAACCAGCGTGGTGATGCTGAAGCTCCAGCGTTGACTCTTCCGGCAGCGCACCAGCGGCGAGCGCTCTCGCTCTCTGGTGTCGGCTTGACGTTGCTGGCGGTGTTGAGCGTCTCGACGAGTGCACTGTTCGTGCGGCTCGCCGGCCAGGTCAGCGCCTATGAGATCGCGTTCTGGCGGCTCGTCATCGCCTCGACGGTCCTCACGCCGCCGATGCTGCTCCGTGGCGAGTGGCGTGCTGTGCAGACGGAGGGGCTGCGGCGCTTCGCGGTCTACGGCCTCACGTTAGCGGTCCACTTTATCGGCTACAACCTCGGCCTGCGCTACGCTCCCGTCGCTCACGTCATGCCGTTGGTCTACACCTCGACAATCTTCCTTGCCCTCCTCTCCGCGGTGATCTTGCACGAGCCACTCCGCCGGCTGCAGATCGTCGGTGTCGTTGTCGTCATTGTTGGCATCGGTGTGCTCGCGGGCTTCGAGCCTCACCTCACGCCGCGCTTGCTTCTCGGCGACGCATGGGCCATCGTCTCTGCGATCGCCTTCGCCTTCTACTCATTGCTCGGCCGGCAGACCCGCGAGCGAGTGCCACTCCTCGGCTATGCCGTCGGTGTCTACGCGCTTGCGGCACTCTGGACTGCGCCGTTCGCTCTCGCCGCGGCGCTGCGGGCGCCGTTGCCGCTCGGCGCGCTCGGCCGTTACACCCCGCAGGTGATGCTTGCCCTGCTTGGGCTTGGCCTGCTGCCGAACGCCATTGGCCATACACTCTACAACGCGAGCGTGCGCCGTGTGCATCCCGCCGTGGCCAATGTGCTCTTCACCCAAGAAGTTACCGGCGCTATCGTGCTCGCCTGGCTCTTCCTCGGCGAAGTGCCAAGCCCCAACGCGCTCGTCGGCGCGTTCATCATGCTCGCTGGCATCATCATGGTGTTACTCGGCTAG
- the aroB gene encoding 3-dehydroquinate synthase has protein sequence MQLPERVVLVGLSGTGKTVVGQALARQLGYALVDTDALVEARFGCPVAEIFRRYGEPVFRAAEREAVRIAARQRRTVVATGGGVVLDEANWAALRPGSVIVHLRASLPTLLARLRAQSGAQPGRDRPLLQGDPAARLAQLWEARRHFYARADLTVDTDGRTPEELAAEIARAVAERQRRGLVPALSLLGQAGRSDIVIGPGVIGELGTLVSQRWPQARTTFVVSDQQVWPHWGTRVTDALASAGLRVESRAVPAGEASKSWETAGDLLDWLLACRVDRRDVVVAVGGGVVGDLAGFVAAVVLRGIGFAQVPTSLLAMVDASVGGKTAVNHRFGKNLIGAFYQPALVVIDPETLTTLPDAELRAGWAEVVKHAMIECTATGASHPALLAALEAAPLETLRLEPAEMTALIQHNVAIKAAVVQADEREDGLRRILNYGHTFGHAFEAAAYRYRHGEAVALGMRAEVRLAQRLGLADDRLVARQDALLDRLGLPRQFIGDAAAVLARLPYDKKAVHGRLTWVLPTAPGQVTITDQPSAEDVAAIVAAVSQAEVERA, from the coding sequence ATGCAACTTCCAGAGCGCGTGGTGCTGGTGGGGTTAAGCGGAACAGGCAAAACGGTCGTCGGGCAGGCGCTGGCGCGACAGCTTGGCTACGCGCTCGTCGATACAGACGCGCTCGTTGAGGCGCGCTTTGGCTGTCCCGTCGCCGAAATCTTCCGGCGCTACGGCGAGCCGGTCTTTCGGGCAGCCGAGCGCGAGGCCGTCCGGATTGCGGCCCGCCAACGCCGGACGGTGGTGGCGACGGGCGGAGGCGTTGTGCTTGACGAAGCAAACTGGGCCGCGCTCCGCCCGGGCAGCGTCATCGTCCACTTGCGGGCGAGCCTGCCGACGTTACTGGCCCGCCTGCGAGCGCAGTCTGGCGCGCAGCCTGGCCGCGATCGTCCTCTGCTCCAGGGCGATCCTGCCGCACGTCTCGCGCAGTTGTGGGAAGCCCGCCGCCACTTCTACGCCCGTGCCGACCTCACTGTTGATACTGATGGCCGCACGCCGGAAGAACTCGCAGCCGAGATCGCCCGGGCCGTTGCCGAACGCCAGCGCCGCGGCCTGGTGCCTGCGCTCTCACTGCTGGGCCAGGCTGGCCGCAGCGACATCGTCATCGGGCCTGGGGTGATTGGAGAACTGGGGACATTGGTCAGCCAGCGCTGGCCCCAGGCGCGGACAACCTTCGTCGTGAGCGACCAGCAAGTCTGGCCGCACTGGGGCACCCGCGTCACTGACGCGCTTGCCAGCGCTGGGCTGCGGGTCGAGTCACGAGCGGTACCGGCTGGCGAAGCGAGCAAGTCGTGGGAAACGGCTGGTGACCTGCTCGATTGGCTCCTCGCTTGCCGCGTTGATCGGCGGGATGTCGTCGTCGCGGTCGGCGGCGGTGTCGTCGGCGATCTGGCGGGCTTCGTTGCCGCGGTCGTGCTGCGCGGCATTGGCTTTGCCCAGGTGCCGACGAGCCTGCTCGCCATGGTCGACGCGAGCGTCGGCGGCAAGACCGCGGTCAACCACCGGTTTGGCAAGAATCTCATTGGCGCGTTCTACCAGCCGGCATTGGTCGTCATCGACCCGGAGACGCTCACAACACTACCCGATGCTGAGCTGCGTGCCGGCTGGGCTGAAGTCGTCAAACACGCGATGATCGAGTGTACCGCGACGGGCGCGTCGCATCCGGCGCTGCTTGCCGCGCTGGAGGCAGCACCGCTCGAGACGCTGCGGCTCGAACCGGCTGAGATGACCGCGCTGATCCAGCACAATGTGGCGATTAAGGCCGCAGTGGTGCAAGCCGACGAGCGCGAGGATGGCCTGCGGCGCATCCTGAACTACGGCCACACGTTCGGCCACGCCTTCGAGGCCGCTGCCTACCGCTACCGTCATGGGGAGGCTGTCGCGTTGGGCATGCGAGCGGAAGTGCGCCTTGCCCAACGCCTCGGCCTGGCTGACGACAGGCTGGTGGCGCGGCAGGACGCGCTGCTCGACCGGCTTGGCCTGCCGCGCCAGTTCATCGGCGATGCCGCGGCGGTGTTGGCCCGCTTGCCCTATGACAAGAAAGCCGTGCACGGCCGCCTTACCTGGGTGCTGCCAACAGCTCCTGGCCAGGTGACCATCACGGACCAGCCGAGCGCCGAGGACGTCGCCGCGATTGTCGCAGCCGTGAGCCAGGCAGAGGTCGAGCGAGCCTGA
- the glp gene encoding gephyrin-like molybdotransferase Glp translates to MATLRPSQPVSDEARMLSVDEARARILAAFLPLPPTRLPVSRALGRVLAEPVVAPSPVPPFTNAAMDGYALRAADIAAASRERPVWLTVIGELPAGRPATLPPLEPGQAVRIMTGAVLPPGADTVVRFEDTSEVEQPGAGRTGSTIAVYRPTPQGENVRLAGEDVPAGHMVLPAGTVLLPAQLGLLSALGLTWVSVHRAPRVAILATGDEVVDPGWPLLPGQIRNSNNTMVFGLTQLCGGEPTLLGVARDDPDALRWRLRYADAFDVVLTSGGVSVGDYDLVKDVLRQSGRIELWQVQIKPGKPLAFGWIGQTPLIGLPGNPVAAFVAFTQFVRPALLLMQGFRNLDLPVVRARLRSSLENSGRRHFVRGQLRWEDGEYVVEPVPMQGAGVLSSVAQANALIVLPESCRLAPAGSLVDVQVLVLNPLEQPPLPGMTSRVTP, encoded by the coding sequence ATGGCGACGTTGCGTCCATCCCAGCCTGTCAGCGACGAGGCTCGAATGCTGAGCGTCGACGAGGCCCGGGCGCGCATTCTGGCCGCGTTCCTGCCGCTGCCCCCGACCCGGCTACCAGTCTCACGGGCGTTGGGACGCGTCCTGGCCGAACCGGTTGTCGCACCGTCGCCAGTGCCGCCGTTCACCAACGCGGCGATGGACGGCTACGCGCTCCGCGCGGCCGACATCGCCGCCGCCAGCCGCGAGCGCCCGGTCTGGCTCACGGTCATTGGTGAGCTACCGGCCGGGCGCCCGGCGACGTTGCCGCCGCTCGAGCCTGGCCAGGCGGTGCGGATCATGACAGGGGCAGTGCTACCGCCGGGCGCTGACACCGTCGTGCGCTTCGAGGATACGAGTGAGGTCGAACAGCCAGGAGCAGGCCGCACTGGCAGCACGATCGCTGTCTACCGGCCGACGCCGCAGGGCGAGAACGTGCGGCTGGCCGGCGAGGACGTCCCGGCCGGTCACATGGTCCTGCCAGCTGGCACGGTACTCTTGCCAGCGCAGCTCGGGCTGCTGTCCGCGCTCGGACTCACCTGGGTGTCTGTGCATCGCGCGCCGCGTGTTGCCATTCTGGCAACCGGCGACGAGGTGGTTGATCCCGGCTGGCCGCTGCTGCCCGGACAAATCCGGAACAGCAACAACACCATGGTGTTTGGACTCACGCAGCTCTGCGGCGGCGAGCCGACGCTGCTTGGCGTGGCTCGTGACGATCCGGATGCACTGCGCTGGCGCCTGCGCTACGCTGACGCCTTCGATGTCGTGCTGACCTCAGGCGGCGTCTCGGTCGGCGACTACGACCTCGTCAAGGATGTGTTGCGGCAATCCGGCCGGATCGAACTCTGGCAGGTGCAGATTAAGCCTGGCAAGCCGTTAGCCTTTGGTTGGATCGGCCAGACGCCGCTGATCGGCCTGCCGGGCAACCCGGTGGCAGCCTTCGTTGCTTTTACCCAGTTCGTCCGGCCGGCGCTGCTGCTGATGCAGGGATTCCGCAACCTCGACTTGCCGGTCGTTCGGGCGCGTTTGCGCAGCAGCCTCGAGAACAGCGGACGTCGCCACTTTGTGCGCGGGCAACTTCGGTGGGAGGACGGGGAATACGTGGTTGAGCCAGTGCCGATGCAGGGCGCTGGCGTGCTCAGCTCGGTCGCGCAGGCCAACGCGCTGATCGTCCTGCCGGAGTCATGTCGCCTGGCACCGGCGGGCAGCCTCGTCGACGTCCAGGTGCTGGTGCTCAATCCGTTGGAGCAGCCGCCGTTGCCAGGCATGACTAGCCGAGTAACACCATGA
- the mdh gene encoding malate dehydrogenase, whose translation MRPKVTIVGAGMVGSTTAQYLAQRNIADIVLIDIVENLPQGKALDLLEAGPVLGYDCLVSGANDYAATANSDVIVITSGSPRKPGMSRDDLLRVNMNIVRSVVEQAAPLSPNAVIIVVTNPLDAMCHVALETSGFPAARVVGQAGVLDAARFRAFVAQELGVSPRDVTACVLGGHGDTMVPLPRYSTVAGIPVTALLPQDRIEAIVERTRDGGGEIVRLLGTSAYYAPGAAVAEMVEAVLLDENRVLACSTYLTGQYGITNLYVGVPVVLGAGGVKRVIELELTEEERAALHRSADAVRTLVEAMRNL comes from the coding sequence ATGCGACCCAAGGTCACCATTGTCGGGGCGGGGATGGTCGGGTCAACGACAGCCCAGTACCTGGCGCAACGCAATATTGCCGACATTGTGCTCATCGACATCGTCGAGAACTTACCCCAGGGCAAAGCGCTCGATTTGCTCGAAGCTGGCCCGGTGCTCGGCTATGACTGCCTGGTCAGCGGCGCCAACGACTACGCGGCGACGGCAAACTCGGACGTCATCGTGATTACCTCGGGCTCACCACGCAAGCCCGGCATGAGCCGCGACGACTTGCTGCGCGTCAACATGAACATTGTGCGTTCGGTCGTCGAGCAAGCTGCGCCGCTGTCGCCCAACGCTGTCATCATCGTGGTGACGAACCCGCTGGATGCGATGTGCCATGTTGCGCTCGAGACGTCAGGCTTCCCGGCAGCGCGTGTGGTCGGCCAGGCTGGTGTGCTTGACGCCGCCCGCTTCCGTGCCTTCGTTGCCCAGGAACTCGGCGTTTCGCCGCGTGATGTCACGGCCTGCGTGCTTGGCGGCCACGGCGACACCATGGTACCGCTCCCACGCTATTCGACCGTCGCTGGCATTCCCGTCACCGCGTTGCTCCCGCAGGATCGCATCGAGGCGATCGTCGAGCGGACACGCGACGGCGGCGGCGAGATCGTGCGACTGCTCGGCACCAGCGCCTACTACGCCCCTGGCGCCGCTGTCGCTGAAATGGTCGAGGCCGTGCTCCTCGATGAAAACCGGGTGCTCGCGTGTAGCACCTATCTCACTGGTCAGTACGGCATCACGAATCTCTACGTCGGCGTGCCCGTTGTGCTCGGCGCGGGCGGGGTCAAGCGCGTGATCGAGCTGGAGCTGACGGAAGAGGAGCGGGCGGCGCTGCACCGCTCGGCTGATGCCGTGCGCACCTTGGTTGAGGCAATGCGAAACCTCTAG
- a CDS encoding ROK family protein: MALSISQLWQLSMTAEPVLVLGIEISGTGQRAVVADQRGQVHGRAHAPNGVADALSALTVAQHLAEEACRQAGLRPERLAGCGVAFGGPVDPQRGTTLWSHRAAGFEQFPLVALLEERLGIHAVLDNDARAAALGEAAFGAGRGCQNIVYVHLASGVGGGIIVDGRPLYGTSSAAGEIGHMVVTHGGPLCSCGKPGHLEAYASAPAIVRRAREQLVAHPDDPAAGLFRRRVPSLRQLFQHAPTSPVLDEVVRETVQTLGIALANLITALNPEVVIVGGPVAEVGAAFLGPLQARVRQYSYPAALGSVRVTTSELGSDAIVLGAAALALAHQAASS, from the coding sequence GTGGCCCTCAGTATCAGTCAACTGTGGCAGCTTTCGATGACAGCCGAACCGGTTCTGGTACTCGGTATCGAAATTAGCGGCACGGGCCAGCGTGCAGTCGTCGCTGACCAGCGCGGGCAGGTGCATGGGCGAGCTCACGCCCCGAACGGTGTCGCTGACGCACTCAGCGCCCTAACCGTCGCCCAGCACCTGGCTGAGGAGGCATGTCGCCAAGCTGGCCTGAGGCCAGAGCGGCTCGCCGGATGTGGCGTAGCCTTCGGCGGCCCGGTCGACCCGCAGCGTGGCACAACGCTCTGGTCGCACCGGGCCGCTGGTTTTGAGCAGTTCCCCCTGGTGGCCTTGCTCGAGGAGCGCCTTGGCATCCACGCCGTGCTCGACAACGATGCCCGGGCAGCGGCGTTGGGCGAGGCCGCGTTCGGCGCTGGGCGAGGCTGCCAGAACATCGTCTACGTCCATCTCGCCAGCGGGGTCGGCGGCGGGATTATCGTTGATGGCCGGCCGCTCTATGGAACGAGTAGCGCTGCCGGGGAGATTGGCCACATGGTCGTCACGCACGGCGGCCCGCTCTGCTCCTGCGGTAAACCCGGCCATCTGGAAGCCTATGCCTCGGCACCGGCCATCGTGCGCCGTGCTCGTGAGCAACTCGTCGCCCACCCTGATGATCCAGCCGCTGGACTCTTTCGGCGGCGGGTACCAAGCCTGCGCCAGCTGTTCCAGCATGCACCGACCAGCCCCGTCCTGGATGAAGTTGTGCGCGAGACGGTCCAGACGCTCGGCATTGCCCTTGCCAACCTCATCACCGCGCTCAATCCAGAAGTCGTCATCGTCGGCGGGCCAGTAGCCGAGGTCGGCGCCGCGTTCCTTGGCCCACTCCAGGCCCGCGTCCGACAGTACAGCTACCCTGCAGCCCTTGGCAGCGTTCGCGTGACCACGAGCGAACTCGGCAGCGATGCCATCGTGTTGGGGGCTGCGGCACTCGCCTTAGCCCACCAAGCGGCCAGCAGCTAA